One genomic window of Thermorudis peleae includes the following:
- a CDS encoding metallophosphoesterase family protein has protein sequence MIILLISDIHGNLTALDTVLTAAGPVDAVWQLGDIVDYGPHPRECLARVRALRPHVNLAGNHDLAALGKIPTESFNRLAQQSLRWTKQQLTDEDRAYLQALALIATADHCTLVHGSPRSPIWEYIISTPIALANFEYFSTPICFFGHTHVPFVISEHAAQRGEQPMIPTDGDAIQLDPDERYLINPGSVGQPRDGDPRAAFALYYPEERRIVFRRVLYPVEQVQAAMRAAKLPEPLIERLALGI, from the coding sequence GTGATCATCTTGCTCATCTCTGATATTCACGGGAATTTGACTGCGCTTGATACTGTCCTCACCGCTGCTGGGCCGGTCGATGCCGTCTGGCAACTCGGTGATATTGTTGACTACGGACCACATCCTCGTGAATGCCTTGCACGCGTTCGCGCGCTCCGCCCGCATGTTAACCTTGCTGGTAATCATGATCTTGCTGCGCTCGGCAAAATTCCAACGGAAAGTTTTAACCGTCTTGCTCAGCAGTCATTACGCTGGACGAAGCAACAACTCACGGACGAAGACCGCGCTTATCTCCAAGCGCTTGCCCTGATCGCGACTGCTGATCACTGTACGCTTGTGCATGGCAGTCCACGGAGCCCCATTTGGGAGTACATCATAAGTACCCCAATTGCCCTGGCTAACTTTGAGTATTTTTCTACCCCCATCTGCTTCTTCGGTCATACCCACGTTCCCTTTGTCATCAGTGAGCATGCAGCGCAACGCGGAGAGCAGCCGATGATCCCAACGGATGGCGATGCAATTCAGCTTGACCCTGACGAGCGATACCTTATTAACCCCGGCTCTGTTGGACAACCACGTGACGGTGACCCTCGGGCTGCCTTTGCGCTCTACTATCCTGAGGAACGGCGCATTGTCTTTCGGCGTGTTCTATACCCTGTCGAGCAGGTTCAAGCAGCAATGCGTGCTGCCAAGCTGCCAGAGCCACTGATCGAGCGGCTTGCACTTGGGATCTAA